A genomic stretch from Arachis stenosperma cultivar V10309 chromosome 3, arast.V10309.gnm1.PFL2, whole genome shotgun sequence includes:
- the LOC130967899 gene encoding transcription factor bHLH112-like isoform X2: MADDEDFQGAAGICGENWWRSIDSTRSVFPPLTSSSSPCSTSPCSVAPPTDTRTWPSSDDHHHCFMDLKAPACDIISNTNNNNYHMSFHDAQEKPHNNKTTTNESQSGSMLIDSTFQMMGFGLSSPNWDHQSLLDNNNSQIIQKDYWSRKNFGTQQQQVSSTMDVFKRMNNQEFSSSTYGYPSSTLIQTLYDPQQQPQRSSSSSSSSLFTNRSMSYSSSSTVNYHHASDEVSLSPITWPKLFSSSSSSSSSSSLSLLPPMAKHPDNNNNNIGLHFSNNNTPFWNASSDALHDIRAGAFPFEEEDNKPNSPIILLNKLKSEELCVDSEKKNNNVCSSPPPLKRARIETPPPLPTFKVRKEKLGDRVTALQQLVSPFGKTDTASVLHEAIEYIKFLHDQVSVCFEYSIYEEWSFHSTQSGM, encoded by the exons ATGGCTGACGATGAGGATTTCCAAGGTGCAGCAGGGATTTGCGGTGAGAACTGGTGGAGGAGTATTGATTCAACAAGGAGTGTGTTTCCTCCTCTAacctcatcatcatcaccatgtTCAACTTCACCTTGTTCCGTGGCACCACCCACCGACACTAGAACTTGGCCAAGTAGTGATGATCATCATCATTGTTTCATGGATTTGAAGGCACCGGCGTGTGATATTATTAGTaacactaataataataattaccaTATGAGTTTTCATGATGCACAAGAGAAGCCACACAACAACAAGACTACTACTAATGAATCACAAAGTGGAAGCATGTTGATCGATTCAACCTTCCAAATGATGGGTTTTGGCTTGTCTTCACCCAATTGGGATCATCAATCTCTGTT AGACAATAATAATTCACAAATAATCCAAAAGGATTATTGGAGCAGAAAGAACTTTggaacccaacaacaacaagTTTCAAGTACCATGGATGTTTTCAAGCGCATGAACAACCAAGAATTTTCCTCATCAACTTATGGTTACCCGTCATCAACACTGATTCAAACATTATATGATCCACAGCAGCAGCCACAGcgctcatcatcatcatcatcatcatcactttTCACCAACCGTTCCATGTCCTATTCATCATCTTCTACAGTTAATTATCATCATGCCTCCGATGAAGTGTCACTGTCACCAATCACATGGCCTaaactcttttcttcttcttcttcttcatcatcatcttcttctttatcACTACTTCCCCCAATGGCAAAGCACCCtgacaataacaataacaatattGGACTTCACTTTTCCAACAACAACACCCCTTTCTGGAACGCTTCCTCCGACGCACTTCACGACATTAGAGCAGGTGCTTTTccttttgaagaagaagacaacaAACCCAATTCCCCCATTATTCTACTCAACAAg CTTAAGAGCGAAGAATTGTGTGTGGACtcggaaaagaaaaataataatgtttgCTCATCACCACCTCCATTAAAAAGGGCAAGAATTGAAACTCCACCCCCTTTACCAACTTTTAAG GTTCGGAAAGAGAAGTTAGGGGACCGAGTTACTGCTCTTCAGCAACTGGTTTCACCTTTCGGAAAG ACCGACACTGCATCCGTTCTCCACGAAGCCATTGAGTACATCAAGTTTCTTCACGATCAAGTTAGCGTAT GTTTTGAGTACTCCATATATGAAGAGTGGAGCTTCCATTCAACCCAATCAG GAATGTAA
- the LOC130967899 gene encoding transcription factor bHLH112-like isoform X1 codes for MADDEDFQGAAGICGENWWRSIDSTRSVFPPLTSSSSPCSTSPCSVAPPTDTRTWPSSDDHHHCFMDLKAPACDIISNTNNNNYHMSFHDAQEKPHNNKTTTNESQSGSMLIDSTFQMMGFGLSSPNWDHQSLLDNNNSQIIQKDYWSRKNFGTQQQQVSSTMDVFKRMNNQEFSSSTYGYPSSTLIQTLYDPQQQPQRSSSSSSSSLFTNRSMSYSSSSTVNYHHASDEVSLSPITWPKLFSSSSSSSSSSSLSLLPPMAKHPDNNNNNIGLHFSNNNTPFWNASSDALHDIRAGAFPFEEEDNKPNSPIILLNKLKSEELCVDSEKKNNNVCSSPPPLKRARIETPPPLPTFKVRKEKLGDRVTALQQLVSPFGKTDTASVLHEAIEYIKFLHDQVSVLSTPYMKSGASIQPNQECNDWKESPEVAKRDLRSRGLCLVPISSTFPVATEVSADFWTPTLSFGGALLR; via the exons ATGGCTGACGATGAGGATTTCCAAGGTGCAGCAGGGATTTGCGGTGAGAACTGGTGGAGGAGTATTGATTCAACAAGGAGTGTGTTTCCTCCTCTAacctcatcatcatcaccatgtTCAACTTCACCTTGTTCCGTGGCACCACCCACCGACACTAGAACTTGGCCAAGTAGTGATGATCATCATCATTGTTTCATGGATTTGAAGGCACCGGCGTGTGATATTATTAGTaacactaataataataattaccaTATGAGTTTTCATGATGCACAAGAGAAGCCACACAACAACAAGACTACTACTAATGAATCACAAAGTGGAAGCATGTTGATCGATTCAACCTTCCAAATGATGGGTTTTGGCTTGTCTTCACCCAATTGGGATCATCAATCTCTGTT AGACAATAATAATTCACAAATAATCCAAAAGGATTATTGGAGCAGAAAGAACTTTggaacccaacaacaacaagTTTCAAGTACCATGGATGTTTTCAAGCGCATGAACAACCAAGAATTTTCCTCATCAACTTATGGTTACCCGTCATCAACACTGATTCAAACATTATATGATCCACAGCAGCAGCCACAGcgctcatcatcatcatcatcatcatcactttTCACCAACCGTTCCATGTCCTATTCATCATCTTCTACAGTTAATTATCATCATGCCTCCGATGAAGTGTCACTGTCACCAATCACATGGCCTaaactcttttcttcttcttcttcttcatcatcatcttcttctttatcACTACTTCCCCCAATGGCAAAGCACCCtgacaataacaataacaatattGGACTTCACTTTTCCAACAACAACACCCCTTTCTGGAACGCTTCCTCCGACGCACTTCACGACATTAGAGCAGGTGCTTTTccttttgaagaagaagacaacaAACCCAATTCCCCCATTATTCTACTCAACAAg CTTAAGAGCGAAGAATTGTGTGTGGACtcggaaaagaaaaataataatgtttgCTCATCACCACCTCCATTAAAAAGGGCAAGAATTGAAACTCCACCCCCTTTACCAACTTTTAAG GTTCGGAAAGAGAAGTTAGGGGACCGAGTTACTGCTCTTCAGCAACTGGTTTCACCTTTCGGAAAG ACCGACACTGCATCCGTTCTCCACGAAGCCATTGAGTACATCAAGTTTCTTCACGATCAAGTTAGC GTTTTGAGTACTCCATATATGAAGAGTGGAGCTTCCATTCAACCCAATCAG GAATGTAATGATTGGAAAGAGTCACCAGAAGTGGCAAAACGAGATTTGAGAAGCCGAGGGCTATGTTTGGTACCAATTTCAAGCACATTCCCGGTTGCTACGGAGGTGAGTGCTGATTTCTGGACGCCAACATTGTCATTCGGAGGAGCACTTCTAagatag